DNA from Rhipicephalus microplus isolate Deutch F79 chromosome 5, USDA_Rmic, whole genome shotgun sequence:
TGGAGACCAAGGTGGCCAAAGCAATGAGCTGGCAGACCATGGTCTAGTGTTTGCTTTTGCCCCTTTTGCTGACAGCTATTTACAACCAGTGGCAGTATTTGCATCAAAAGGTGCAACTAAGGGTACACTCCTTGCACAGCTGTTGCTTCAGTGCATTGTGCATTTAGAGCAGGCACGAGTTTATGTTGATGGAGTGGTCTGTGACGGTGCATCTACCATTAGGGCCATGTGGAAGCAGCTTGGGGTAAGCGGTGCTCTAGGACATGTCGTAAATGCTTTCGAGCATCCCCTAGATCCATCCGGAAAACTGTGTGCTGTGGCAGATACCCCTCACTTGTTCAAGTGTATTAGAAATCGTTTTTATGATTAAAAAATATTGAAAGTAAATGGAAAAAATGGGAAGCGGTCATGCTATGATGCACTTTTTGTTGCTGACACGAAAAACGCAGCGGAGCTTAGGGTGTGTCCAAAGTTGACTTACTCGCATGTTAATCCATCAAATATGCTCAAAATGCGAGTGAAGTTGGCCACACAAATTTTTAGCAACTCAATTGCTAAGGGCATTTCTTTTTATGCACGGAGAGGCACACTACGGCTTGAGAATGTCGAATCAACTGTGGAGTTTACGCTCCTAATGAAAGACCTCAATCGCCGCTTTGCTGCAGAAGGCCTCACCCTTGAATGCAAAGACTTCCATGTTCTAGAGTAAGCATCTAGGTGGCTTGATAGCTGGGAGCAGGAAGTAGTGAGGGGTGACATTCACAAAGATCTTTTTTAACGCAGTCTACTACTGAAGGCCTGCGTGTTACACTTAAGTCTGTTCAGGAACTGTCAGCGTTTCTTCTGAAAGAGTGCGAGTTCAAGTATGTCATGTCAGCCAAAATGAACCAGGATCCGTTGGAATGCTTTTTTGGTATTATAAGACAAGCAGGTGGCCAGAATGAGCATCCAACGTTTCCGACATTTTTGCAGCTTCACCGCATGCTTTCCTTGTATTTTTTGCTCAAGCCACCAAAGTTTGGTAACTGTGTTGTTTCTGAGAAAAACCAATCTGCTTTTCTCACCCTGAATGATTTCAGAGAAGTGTTTCAGTCTGCACCTTTCCAGTGCACAGATAAAATGCATGACTTCAAGGAGAAACTAGATGGCCTCATCAGTGAGGAAACGTGGGAGTGCGATGAAGTGTTTCAGCATGATTATTCTTATGCCGCTGTCGTGTGCTGCATTGTATTATCACGCAGCCGCTTCGACGAAGGAACGTGCACAACAGGATCAGGAGCAAGCCGCAACAATCTTTTATTTCACTGGGCTGACCTGCACCCGAAAGAAAACAAGTGAACCGCCGTACAGATGGCGAACTACTACACCAATGCCCACAGCTGCCCTCGGCTTATTGGCTAGGGGCGTTTTCCAATAAAACGCGACACGAAGATAAGTTCACGGATCACGCCTTGATGATGGAGCGCAGATACACACTAGCCACGTGCGTCACAAGCAAAGCGATAAGGATGGTAAAGTGATTGCGGCATTACACCCCGTTTAAATAAGATTGTTGCGGCTTGCTCCTGATCCTGTCGTGCACGTTCCTTCATCGTCGCGGCTGCGTGACAacaggtggaggtgctgggtatgcacCAGGTCCCTGAGTGGACACCTGCACGGAAGGACGAGGCCCCCAAAAGCAGCGACGCGACTCGCAGTAGCCGCCGCCTACAAGGGTTGCCACCGGAACTCGGAACACTACCGGAGTGCactcgacagaaaaaaaaagactcgacgCCAACCATGAGCCTACCAGCTGCGCCCACCCCTGTCATCTTGCAACAGCCTCGAGTGCCTCCAACCTTCCACGGCTCGCCTGCAGAAGATGCAGAAGATTGGCTCGACCAAATCACTCTGGTGGCTTCACTAAACAAATGGGGTGACGAGATGAAGGTGAGTCACGTTTTCTTCGCACTCGACGGCCCCGCTaaaacgtggtttgaaaaccacgaggcCTCTTTGACTACGTGGGAGGTGTTCAAGACTGATTTCTTGAGGACGTTTACCAACATGCTGCGCAAAGAAAGAGCTGAAATTCTGCTACAATCGAGGATACAAAAGCCTAACGAAACTGTGCCTATATACGACGAGGAAATGACGCTCCTCATCCGCCGTGTGGATCCGAACATGGCAGAGGAAAAGCAGGTTGGGCTTTTAATGCGAGGAGTAAAAGAGTTCCTTTTCGCTTGCATAGTTCGCAACCCGCCGAAAACCATTGCCGAGTTCACGCAAGAGGCATCAATCATTGAGAAGACCTTAGATTCCCGAAACCGCCAGTACAACCTTACAGCGCACATAGCTTCCATGGACCCTCAAGCAACGTTAGCAAGTACCAGCAACTTGCGTGAAATAATACGCGAAGTCGTCCGCGAGGAGCTGCGGTTCCTTATACCATCACCCTCGCAGCCTCCAGAAGCATCACTCACGGATGTCATACGCGAGGAAGTTCGCATTGCTAGGGGTGTTTCTCGGACGGCGACTCCATGTCAAGAAAACCAGGGAATCAGTTACGCTGCCGCAGTACGCAGCCCAAGGGGTACCGCCAACATGCGCCGTGAGCATTACGAACCACCCCAGCGATCGCCGTCACCCGTACactcacctgttttttttttgaagcgccgCGAAAAGCAGACCTCTGGAGAACCCCCGACCGACAACGCCCACTATGCTTTCATTGCGGTGAGCCAGGCCACATCCTCAGATACTGCCCTTACAAACGCATGGGACTTCGTGGTTTTGCCCTCAACGCACCACGACTGCGACCCGGACAGCGACCACGTGAAGTTCAAGACTACTTGCGTCGTGCTGAGtatccgcccatccgtccatcacgatcaccatcaccgcCATACAGCTGCTACACATAGTTAGGCCGTGGCAACGCGGCGGCAGAGCGAGGAAGGTCCCCGAGCCCTCGTAGGGGAAACTGAGTAAAGCAGCCTTCGGAGGCGAGGTTGCTTGCCGGCGAATAGACGAAGAACCTCCACTGATCATACCGCACGACGACGGCGCCCCGACGGAGACACCACGGCTGCTACGACGACACTTCGCACTAAGCTCGACAGCACGCCCCAACCGCACTTGCAGCACTCGCAGAAGCCGTGATTCGACACCAAGACTGACGTCCAACTCGAGATCTAGAGTCTCTGACCTAGTCGTACTTATAGACGGCCGTAGTGTAACAGCACTTATCGACACAGGAGCCGACTTTTCTGTAATAAGCAGAGCCTTCGCAGAGCAACTAAAGAAGGTAATGACTAGATGGGATGGTCCCGTGATCCGCACAGCCGCAGGCCATCTCGTGTTGCCAACGGGACGATGCACAGCACGAGTGGCTGTCCATGGACGtacttacccagcacctccaccagttgtcacgcagCCGCGACGATGAAGGAACGTGCACGACAGGATCAGGAGCAAGCCGCAACAATCTTTTATTTCACTGGGCTGACCtgtggcgcaattatgtaaaagttccaaatccggacaaaggcggtctttttcattgagtcgcacgcgattggcccatacaagctgtgacgaatgctgtgacgttatgagtgacgtgaACTGGAGTGtcacgtgactctttttttttcggttttcggagaaaggcgatggaacggtcggagagactgtccgaaagcaaccggatggattgaaatggctgcaaggtggcctggattggattgaaatggaaaaaatgcgcgacttttcggcaccgggacacttagacaacatggcgtttcccactgacacggtacttcgccttgcctgtgcggcagctttaaccgagcagaggtgacgacgcgaggtaaaagatgcatttgaagagttcagcgaagaagagttccggcaatgttttcgtctgtccaaacgaacagtgcgtagcttgtgccaCGAACTTGAtcctatcatcggatgccagcgagccagtggcctttccacagagagaaaggtgttgtgcgcgctgcgatttttcgccaccggtagcttccagaagagcattggtcgcgaggaacacatcggcatgtctcagtcggcggtgagcaacactatccacgaggtgacggaggcgatcattaccgtggctgctagaaaaagagtggcggacttcctactgacaacagctgctaaggatgaggcaaaggtggagtttgtgctacgcggttgcatcccaggggtgctggcgtgtgccgatggcacgttggtcaccattcgcaagccagagggattcagactggccgacacggcgagcttcatgtccagaaggggctattatgtcctaacgtcatgatcgtaagtactgttaggatcgtttattactcgcccttcggagcaattgttcagttgtgacgccaaagctggaaaaagtaataatgcaacgaatgaaaaagaacctgcagggaattgggtgcgagctagatggtggctcgcaaggcctcggtaataataagtggcaagtgttttgtgcgtgagccagttgccgtttttgcactggcatgcatacgcaattgaattgtgcattttagaggtaatcggtaatatgggcagcagacgtagcagaagtatatacacgacagggaggtatttccaacacgaaagtgcttacaatcacaattggacgagctggctttggtatttacgagtgttttttcccaagagcaacgcgtagcttttcacttatcgatcattcagtggaagtcgtagttatgtgtacagcagaggtggGGTCGTTGCCCCCACACTCCCTcctcctcagtgtgctacaccctgtTTTTCCCTCTAAGTGAAGctccttgtaccaatgactgtactagtacgcattgtttcctgcatatgcgtagaaaaaagggatttattctgagtataaatgcagtactattttatatcgctcctcatcgcagatgtgcaaagcatggctgcgcataattgtcatagacccatgattcccagattcgtgccaagactcctgggtgtgggaacacaacccactgcgtgcacgcctagctgcacatctgcagcctggcgaatatctgcttggtaagtattaatgtgtactatctgggcagagcactcagcttttatgcttacattgcaggagacgcaggctatCCACTCAAGCCGtggctcctaattccagtccttggcagtcaaccgtgcaacacttccgaaggccgatacaacaaggagcacgcatccatgcacaatgttgtgtaaaggtgtatcgccgtgttgaaaagcaagttgcgctgcttgcagcactttcgaacgatgctctacaaccccgatcaggcagcgcaaatcatctatgcttgctttgctctccacaacattgcgttgcatgcaggcgactggaccttggacgagtatgtcgtggacatgccaccagctgaggatgacgatggagagccaagggggagccatatgctcacaccacgcaacgtgctcctcagagacggcagcagcgctgtcttggaccttttttgaagtacacaggaacggtgagttttcatgttttcatatcccacacataatttatttacactgattctagtgcatctagacatgaaagggctgtgtttgccacatttgaatacacagagtacttacttgtgcttcaatatgaagcaaggtggcaatgtcaaaatgctgcattttctttaagtggcacatgaaatatgcaacagaaacacccttttccataatagcgatcacagtcacaacagactagattggagcaagcatatatgagcggcactctgtgctgaatgttgctatcacaaaattgtgcgaacaatgcagcaacgtctcaaaattcttttcaccagaacgcataaaaatcgagattccattaaaaacatgttgtatgaacacatgatacataagtccatatcttgtcatagtgactgactacaagcattcaattgtgcacgccaggcttgacgagcaattgtgcttgtcaagttgtgctgttttttttttgctcattgtcctaaacattgtgtgaatgttaaaataacatttatttgaattcacgactgcagtcatgctgcaatgctaaaaaatatgcaaatcaagacggcaaacaacaggcgagttgttttgataacatacagcatgaataattccCTCAGCCATCTCGCGGCTCCCAAGCCATAGCACGTtcgaaatttattcccgcaaagagtcgtttacaacgaaaactagatgaaatcaatcgctggcatgttgctgtgatgaccattttcctctgtaaaactgtgcgagatgaccacttactagcttagcgctcccaaacaagatgcgagatgaccacttactagcttagcgctcccaaacaagattcggaatgtagttgttgcatcttagcctcattgtgctgaaatgaaaatatcacagtgtgatgcaaaaagatgtcacattactacactatgtggtaatgctgaataaaaatcacagtgagctagaaaacacagtgggacaatacaaatatcaaagaaacattaacagaaaatgtcaactatacactcgtggtctccgtgtgaatgactggacacctttgaaatgtgggtaaaaaacactgccactagaacagctggaacatacattgagaaatgcatatatcgaacataaaaaatgctgcactccttatacaaagtaaatgctaacctaaatctagtaatatgtactaaatgcaaacaaaaaatgaataaaatagaacatgaacagcaacacgtaaacatatcaaaaacactaaaccaattataaatgataaaaagttgaaaacatggcgaaaaacaaactaaactatgtatatgtctccagaaccgtataaaattgaacatgaacagcagcacctaaacacattgaaaccgacaaatctataatgaatgatgacaagaaaaaacattgaacacatgacgaaaaattaaacgaaactacgtatccctttctcgcagaaagccctcagccatggccagtgccctcctgcaccgctgccgctttctcctgtgccgctgccacacgccgtTCTGCAGgagcgatgcgggtggttgattttttcatctcccgcagcacctgcgatgaatcatcatggtgtaaatgtttaagtgagctgccggtaaacccttaaccatctcgtggctggaagctgctgctgctgccaagaattCCAACGGGCACAACAACTTCCCCTCTgttgaagatcaactggcctgatggcatcctttgaaagtgggaagctttgtgtacaagctatgccctcctcgtgtggacctacaaacatttgttgaaactgctctttattaatgtcctcaaatgcatctctcaccatgaaagagccccagggctaactaaccttttgcccggcagtttatcattgcagatacccgataccatgccctcaatacaatgcatggttcttgtttacagcccaagttggtttcagtcatcataatagaacatggagactgcttatgccccttatgtaaaatgtaaacaaagggtctactcaccttgagcaccttgtcgccctgctcaaggttccagtcctgcactcaataaagcactaagttctcagatgcttgcgtgttactgtgtcactgccatctacagccgcttcagtggcctccacatccatttccactgcagcagtgggaacattcgcctgctggaaagtgtagtaagcatgatttttcagaaagtgggtattcgttactctagctattttgcaaccttaagtactaaacatcttcggaaatgttctgcagcaattcagtggtcattgatgtcatgtattaccattttagtgcatgcacttgcccgcagtcattgcgtgttttatgataatttaataccccttgtactgcaagggctgcaaactgagattttagtcaaacctacccacttttgattactttctcgtgcgctttattcccgtttaacaaggttcctctaaaggcaccccttcagatatcaaactctgtcatggtaccgctcaggaacccgtgatactgcggcggcagagtgcttacctgttgataggtgagaccaaaaacgccactgaagcgtgtcatcccagtcaactgtagaacctGGCCGCGGAAGCCAAGCAGCCAACCCCATAcagtgcccctgaaaatatacactaatgtcacagaacatattgcccgtgccattcgacggtcacttacgtttgtgcgtctctgatagcggcggtgtcacggcgggcctcgcgcaccggcctgcgccaccaagcctgtcattcctgcgcaggcacttcatggttcagcgcgtcgctgagctcttgccacagccgccagcgatcggtgatggtgacgccgtgccgcagctcgatggcattcgccacgagctggggatgttcgtccataaaggcgagcaccagcgcgcgctgagcctcggataacgccgatgagccgctgctgctgttgactactggtacagttgacctccgccacgattgcgctcgactgagccaacaacttcgaaagttgcgctgtttaggtttgtatagtggaggagatatgaaaacagtaactgcttgaaacggggttgtaTTTCGCGCCACTAcgtaccgtcccgctaaattta
Protein-coding regions in this window:
- the LOC142761797 gene encoding uncharacterized protein LOC142761797 gives rise to the protein MHQVPEWTPARKDEAPKSSDATRSSRRLQGLPPELGTLPECTRQKKKDSTPTMSLPAAPTPVILQQPRVPPTFHGSPAEDAEDWLDQITLVASLNKWGDEMKVSHVFFALDGPAKTWFENHEASLTTWEVFKTDFLRTFTNMLRKERAEILLQSRIQKPNETVPIYDEEMTLLIRRVDPNMAEEKQVGLLMRGVKEFLFACIVRNPPKTIAEFTQEASIIEKTLDSRNRQYNLTAHIASMDPQATLASTSNLREIIREVVREELRFLIPSPSQPPEASLTDVIREEVRIARGVSRTATPCQENQGISYAAAVRSPRGTANMRREHYEPPQRSPSPVHSPVFFLKRREKQTSGEPPTDNAHYAFIAVSQATSSDTALTNAWDFVVLPSTHHDCDPDSDHVKFKTTCVVLSIRPSVHHDHHHRHTAATHS